The Acidobacteriota bacterium genome contains a region encoding:
- a CDS encoding Na-K-Cl cotransporter, which yields MTLSEALNGQGAAPQKEKLSTFYGVFTPSILTILGVVLFLRTGWVVANVGLLGALAIVVLAHLITFSTALSVSAIATNMRVGAGGAYFMISRSLGLEIGGAIGIPLFLAQTFSVTLYAFGLAESLQLFWPELPMRPVAALTVLSVALLAGRSAKLALKAQVPIMLAIGVALLSLAIGATGRFSETLPLSASLETGEGFWQVFAVFFPAVTGLMAGISLSGDLANPTRSIVRGTLAAVVVGFVVYLLVPVLLAAAAPPTQLVDNLVWIKLAAVPALILPGLVGAILSSALGSILGAPRTLEALATDRVVPSLNRTFFGRPIHGVAHLFSTLVALAAVGLGGLNAVAPILTMFFLTTYGVVNLVAGLEQLAGSPSFRPTLRVPWWVSLMGAAGCVWVMGLINPLAATIAVVVEAGVYLLLRRRSLGAAWGDLRYGALMSLNRVLLLKLRRLPIDPRNWRPHILVFADDAERRVELIRFSSWLNQNRGILTVSELLIGDLETLAPELPARTRRTSDFLDQEGIVAFAEMEVANDFESGALNICQANGIAGLTSNTIMFGWSDQPERLHALLRIVRKAALLEKSTILCRIASRRWTSELRRIDIWWGGLENNGDMLLLFAYLVSLNPEWSKATLTVKTVASNAMTMEQTERGLQALIERCRIKAETRVIERAEGDTVREIIQRESSDADAVFLGLKAVGPGEEVAYAQRLQEMVGDLPTVVLVRASGPFTGRLL from the coding sequence ATGACCCTCAGCGAAGCCCTGAACGGTCAGGGCGCCGCCCCCCAGAAGGAAAAGCTCAGCACCTTCTACGGGGTGTTCACGCCTTCGATTCTCACCATCTTGGGCGTGGTGCTGTTCCTGCGCACCGGCTGGGTGGTGGCGAACGTGGGCCTCCTCGGCGCCTTGGCGATCGTGGTGCTGGCCCACCTGATCACCTTCTCGACGGCCCTCTCGGTGTCGGCCATCGCGACCAATATGCGGGTGGGGGCCGGCGGCGCCTATTTCATGATCTCCCGCTCCCTGGGACTGGAGATCGGAGGCGCCATCGGCATTCCGCTGTTCCTGGCCCAGACCTTCTCGGTCACCCTCTACGCCTTCGGTTTGGCGGAGAGCCTGCAGCTCTTCTGGCCGGAACTGCCGATGCGGCCGGTGGCGGCCCTGACGGTGCTGTCGGTGGCCCTGCTGGCCGGGCGCAGCGCGAAGCTGGCGCTGAAGGCACAGGTGCCGATCATGCTGGCCATCGGCGTGGCGTTACTGTCGCTGGCGATTGGAGCCACCGGGCGATTCTCGGAGACCCTGCCGCTCTCCGCCAGCCTGGAGACCGGCGAGGGATTCTGGCAGGTGTTCGCGGTGTTTTTCCCGGCGGTCACCGGGCTGATGGCCGGCATCAGTCTCTCCGGCGATCTCGCCAACCCCACTCGCAGCATCGTGCGCGGTACCTTGGCGGCGGTGGTCGTCGGGTTCGTGGTGTACCTGCTGGTACCGGTGCTGCTGGCGGCCGCCGCGCCGCCGACTCAACTGGTGGACAACCTGGTGTGGATCAAGCTGGCGGCGGTGCCGGCGCTGATTCTGCCGGGTCTGGTCGGCGCCATCCTGTCGTCGGCCCTGGGCAGCATCCTGGGCGCTCCGCGCACCCTCGAAGCGCTGGCGACGGATCGGGTGGTGCCCTCCTTGAACCGCACCTTCTTCGGTCGCCCGATCCACGGCGTGGCCCACCTGTTCTCGACCCTGGTGGCGCTCGCCGCCGTCGGCCTCGGTGGCTTGAACGCCGTGGCCCCCATCTTGACGATGTTCTTCCTGACCACCTATGGGGTGGTGAACCTGGTGGCGGGGCTGGAGCAATTGGCCGGCTCGCCCTCCTTCCGGCCGACCCTGCGGGTGCCCTGGTGGGTGTCGCTGATGGGCGCCGCCGGCTGTGTGTGGGTGATGGGCCTGATCAACCCGCTGGCGGCGACCATCGCGGTGGTGGTGGAGGCCGGGGTGTACCTGCTGCTTCGGCGGCGCTCCCTCGGAGCGGCCTGGGGTGACCTGCGCTATGGCGCCCTGATGTCCTTGAACCGGGTGCTGCTTTTGAAGCTGCGCCGCCTGCCGATCGATCCGCGCAACTGGCGGCCGCACATCCTGGTGTTCGCCGACGACGCCGAACGGCGGGTGGAGCTGATTCGGTTTTCTTCCTGGCTGAACCAGAACCGCGGCATCCTGACGGTGTCGGAGCTGTTGATCGGCGATCTCGAGACCCTCGCTCCGGAGTTGCCGGCGCGCACCCGCCGGACGTCGGATTTTCTCGACCAAGAGGGCATTGTGGCCTTCGCCGAGATGGAAGTGGCAAACGACTTCGAGAGCGGCGCCCTCAACATCTGCCAGGCCAACGGCATCGCCGGCCTGACCTCGAACACCATCATGTTCGGCTGGAGCGATCAGCCAGAGCGGCTGCACGCGCTGCTGCGCATCGTCCGCAAGGCGGCTCTGCTGGAGAAATCCACCATTCTCTGCCGCATCGCCTCACGCCGCTGGACCTCGGAACTGCGGCGCATCGACATCTGGTGGGGCGGCCTAGAGAACAACGGCGACATGCTTTTGCTGTTCGCCTACCTGGTGTCCCTCAACCCGGAGTGGTCCAAGGCCACCTTGACGGTGAAGACGGTGGCCTCCAACGCCATGACCATGGAACAGACCGAGCGCGGTCTACAGGCCCTGATCGAGCGCTGCCGGATCAAGGCCGAAACGCGGGTGATCGAGCGCGCCGAGGGCGACACGGTGCGCGAGATCATCCAGCGCGAGTCGAGCGATGCGGACGCCGTCTTCCTCGGTTTGAAGGCCGTGGGCCCCGGTGAGGAGGTGGCCTACGCTCAGCGCCTGCAGGAGATGGTCGGCGATCTGCCGACGGTGGTGCTGGTGCGCGCTTCGGGTCCCTTCACGGGACGCTTATTGTGA